A region from the Coffea eugenioides isolate CCC68of chromosome 9, Ceug_1.0, whole genome shotgun sequence genome encodes:
- the LOC113783220 gene encoding pentatricopeptide repeat-containing protein At3g16610-like gives MVVIGAKPTKFTYPFVLKACAALEHIDNGVKIHDDVKRDWLASDVYISTALVDFYVKCGCLLEARQVFNEMPERDVAWNAMISGFSIHGMHGDLIHFALEMQEMGVSPNSSTLVTILPVIGEANEVIAGKAVHRLSVRRGIDSDVMMGTGRLDMNGKCGWLVYARRIFHAMTFRNVVTWSAMIGACIACDCTQESLELFEQMRVEDVGSLPPVTLATVFQGRLT, from the coding sequence ATGGTGGTTATTGGAGCCAAACCCACAAAATTTACTTACCCTTTTGTCCTTAAAGCTTGTGCTGCATTGGAGCATATAGATAATGGTGTGAAGATTCATGATGATGTAAAAAGAGATTGGCTTGCCTCAGATGTTTATATTTCTACTGCTTTGGTTGATTTTTATGTTAAATGTGGGTGTTTGCTTGAGGCGAGGCAGGTGTTTAATGAAATGCCTGAGAGAGATGTTGCATGGAATGCAATGATTTCAGGGTTCTCGATTCATGGGATGCATGGGGATCTGATTCATTTTGCTTTGGAAATGCAAGAAATGGGAGTGAGTCCTAATTCTTCAACTCTTGTGACCATTTTGCCGGTGATCGGGGAGGCGAATGAGGTGATTGCTGGAAAGGCTGTTCACAGGTTGTCTGTGAGGAGGGGAATTGATAGTGATGTCATGATGGGAACAGGGCGTTTGGATATGAATGGAAAATGTGGGTGGTTAGTTTATGCAAGGAGGATATTTCATGCAATGACTTTCAGAAATGTGGTGACTTGGAGTGCGATGATTGGAGCTTGTATTGCTTGTGATTGCACTCAAGAAAGCTTGGAATTGTTTGAGCAAATGAGGGTGGAGGATGTTGGAAGCCTTCCACCTGTTACACTTGCAACTGTTTTCCAAGGTCGGCTAACCTGA